One Candidatus Sulfurimonas baltica DNA segment encodes these proteins:
- the lpxA gene encoding acyl-ACP--UDP-N-acetylglucosamine O-acyltransferase, with protein sequence MSKISPLAVIEDGAVIGKDVEIGPFCFISSQATIGDGTKIEQSTSICGKTTIGKNNHIFSNAVIGSIPQDLKFDGEDVELIIGDSNKIREFTLFNPGTKGGGGKTIIGSHNLFMGYVHIGHDVIIGNHCILANAATLAGHVEMGDYAVIGGMTPVHQFVHIGDYAMIGGASALAQDVPPFCMAEGNRANLRGLNLNGLRRHLNREDINELKSAYRELFESGKPLKDVANELLENTKNHYVNDLCDFVIKTKRGIPYERKKV encoded by the coding sequence TTGAGTAAAATTTCTCCTCTTGCAGTCATCGAAGATGGCGCGGTTATAGGTAAAGATGTTGAGATAGGGCCTTTTTGCTTTATTTCATCACAAGCGACTATTGGTGATGGAACCAAAATAGAACAAAGTACATCTATATGCGGAAAAACGACTATTGGTAAAAATAACCATATATTTTCAAATGCGGTTATTGGGTCAATTCCACAAGATTTGAAATTCGACGGTGAAGATGTTGAGCTTATAATCGGCGACAGTAATAAAATCAGAGAATTCACACTTTTCAACCCTGGAACAAAAGGTGGAGGCGGTAAAACTATTATCGGCTCACATAATCTTTTTATGGGATATGTTCATATCGGACATGATGTAATCATAGGAAACCACTGTATTTTAGCCAATGCTGCAACTTTAGCCGGACATGTAGAGATGGGAGACTATGCCGTAATCGGAGGAATGACTCCGGTTCATCAGTTCGTTCATATTGGAGACTATGCTATGATTGGAGGAGCTTCTGCACTTGCTCAGGATGTACCGCCATTTTGTATGGCCGAAGGTAACCGTGCCAATTTAAGAGGTCTAAATTTAAATGGCTTAAGACGCCATCTTAACCGTGAAGATATAAATGAACTTAAATCAGCATATAGAGAGCTGTTTGAATCAGGAAAACCACTAAAAGATGTAGCTAATGAGTTACTTGAAAATACAAAAAACCATTATGTAAATGACTTGTGTGATTTTGTAATTAAAACAAAAAGAGGAATCCCATATGAGAGGAAAAAAGTATGA
- the fabZ gene encoding 3-hydroxyacyl-ACP dehydratase FabZ, translated as MMDVTEIQKIIPHRYPFLLLDRVTDIKENESLIGFKNVTIGDNVFQGHFPGHPIYPGVMILEGMAQAGGILAFKSMGDMTEEEAANKVVYFMSIDKAKFRAPVKPGDRLEYRINVIKNKGAIWMLDGKAYVDNILVSQAELKAMIVDK; from the coding sequence ATTATGGATGTTACTGAAATTCAAAAAATTATACCTCACCGTTACCCATTTTTACTACTAGACAGAGTTACTGATATAAAAGAAAACGAGTCTCTAATTGGGTTTAAAAATGTAACTATCGGTGACAATGTTTTTCAAGGGCATTTCCCTGGTCACCCAATATATCCAGGTGTAATGATACTAGAGGGTATGGCTCAAGCTGGTGGAATACTTGCATTTAAAAGCATGGGAGACATGACAGAGGAAGAGGCTGCAAATAAAGTTGTATATTTTATGAGTATTGATAAAGCAAAATTTCGTGCTCCCGTTAAGCCAGGCGACAGACTTGAATACCGCATAAATGTCATAAAGAACAAAGGCGCTATCTGGATGCTCGACGGCAAAGCTTATGTTGATAATATTTTAGTTTCACAAGCTGAATTAAAAGCTATGATTGTAGATAAATAA
- a CDS encoding epoxyqueuosine reductase QueH gives MLVHICCSVDSHFFLQKLQRDYPGEKLTGFFYDPNIHPYSEYQLRFLDVQRSCKILGIDLIEGEYDFEAWMIAVRGLENEPEKGARCEVCFDKRFDVSAKKALDLGETKVTTTLLVSPLKSQEQLKRSGDAFYEKYGVEFIAVDYRSGGGTQDQSRVTKEQMLYRQDYCGCIFGLTMQRDQQGRLMDEMFSCVSNKILPASIEERVEMYRDRMQLEDKKVEYKIIKEKFLNYRQFSFKVISGKSEIVPAYALSYSTLPRKKAQGNIEFEFENIHYFSREEIRFVTLEFFNSTCGYEYKTINELIFNQPNINEELKFRNTLTSTNYDLTLIVIIEKIPKTKLTIMLDAKTYEDVREKLIII, from the coding sequence ATTTTAGTACATATTTGTTGCAGTGTAGACTCACACTTTTTTTTACAAAAGCTACAACGTGATTATCCAGGTGAAAAACTTACCGGCTTTTTTTATGACCCAAACATTCACCCCTACTCTGAGTATCAGCTACGCTTTTTAGATGTACAGCGTTCTTGTAAAATACTCGGTATTGATTTAATTGAAGGTGAATATGATTTTGAAGCTTGGATGATAGCAGTTCGAGGATTAGAAAATGAACCTGAAAAAGGTGCCAGATGTGAAGTATGCTTTGATAAACGTTTTGATGTAAGTGCTAAAAAAGCCCTTGATCTTGGCGAAACAAAAGTAACCACAACACTACTTGTCAGTCCTTTAAAATCTCAAGAACAACTTAAACGAAGCGGTGATGCTTTTTACGAAAAATACGGAGTTGAATTTATAGCTGTCGATTACCGTTCAGGCGGTGGTACACAAGATCAAAGCCGAGTCACAAAAGAGCAAATGCTTTACCGACAAGACTACTGTGGATGCATCTTTGGACTAACCATGCAAAGAGACCAACAGGGGCGTTTAATGGATGAGATGTTCTCTTGTGTCTCAAACAAAATTCTCCCTGCTTCTATTGAGGAGAGAGTTGAAATGTATAGAGACAGGATGCAACTCGAAGATAAAAAAGTAGAGTATAAAATAATAAAAGAGAAATTTTTAAACTACCGCCAATTCAGTTTTAAAGTTATCTCCGGTAAGAGTGAAATCGTCCCTGCATATGCTTTATCTTATTCGACTTTGCCAAGAAAAAAAGCACAAGGAAATATAGAGTTTGAATTTGAAAATATTCACTACTTTAGCCGTGAAGAGATAAGATTTGTTACTCTGGAATTTTTCAACTCTACATGTGGATATGAGTACAAAACAATAAATGAGTTGATATTCAATCAGCCAAATATCAATGAAGAATTAAAGTTTAGAAACACGCTCACATCTACAAATTACGACTTAACTCTTATTGTTATTATTGAAAAAATTCCTAAAACCAAACTCACCATTATGCTTGATGCAAAAACTTACGAAGATGTCAGAGAAAAACTAATCATAATCTAA
- a CDS encoding peptidylprolyl isomerase has protein sequence MFGRTQLKTYDLSADELSKLQWAKVSTSKGDIWIKLFPEEAPNTVANFAHLANTGFYNDLNFHRVIPGFMAQGGCPTGTGTGGPDWAIPCETAQNVSIHRRGTLSMAHAGPNTGGSQFFITFVPTPHLDGVHTVFGAIEKDDEDSFAVLDSIAGQDAINSIEVLETK, from the coding sequence ATGTTTGGAAGAACACAATTAAAAACTTACGACTTAAGTGCTGATGAATTAAGCAAACTTCAATGGGCAAAAGTATCAACGAGCAAAGGTGATATCTGGATAAAACTTTTTCCAGAAGAAGCACCAAATACTGTTGCAAACTTTGCACATTTGGCAAATACTGGTTTTTACAACGACCTTAATTTTCACCGTGTAATCCCTGGTTTTATGGCTCAAGGCGGTTGTCCTACTGGAACTGGAACTGGCGGACCAGACTGGGCTATCCCATGTGAAACTGCACAAAACGTATCTATTCATAGAAGAGGAACTCTCTCAATGGCTCACGCCGGACCAAATACTGGTGGAAGTCAATTTTTCATTACTTTTGTACCAACTCCTCACTTAGATGGTGTTCATACTGTTTTTGGAGCAATTGAAAAAGATGATGAAGATAGCTTTGCAGTTCTTGACAGCATTGCCGGACAAGATGCAATCAACTCAATAGAAGTTCTCGAAACTAAATAA
- a CDS encoding sensor histidine kinase, translating into MTIKALFKNITIKQANIFTILVLFFLTMMFVGLLVEEMYEDYESLYEQNILVKVDSGDNSELLNQKQKSLKSFFIKIVLVIVTLSFILFAIFLGLNNIFNRLLQRDTQTFLDFFENAAQRDQVINPNMIFFKDFKVMIGYANDMVEKISEQKYALMDMNLDLEERVKRKTRDLQIINKNLEKEKIFSQELLKSQKEFLKYAVHETNTPLSVILTSIELYVMKNKKDRQLSKIEAAVKNIFSIYDDLSYLVKKDQVEYPKVVINIKNYLSGRIDFFTEVAELSRISFNYNPPAEELHIYFNETKLQRIIDNTITNAIKYTLANKEVHVSLNKNGSHVEFSMGSHSKAIKDTNKVFDAYYREEENRDGFGLGLQLVRTICDEEGVEIEVSSDDSFTSFSYKFKMMGA; encoded by the coding sequence ATGACAATTAAAGCACTATTTAAAAACATAACAATAAAACAAGCCAATATATTTACAATTTTAGTTCTGTTTTTTCTTACTATGATGTTTGTTGGACTTCTTGTAGAAGAGATGTATGAGGATTATGAAAGTTTATATGAGCAAAATATTTTAGTTAAAGTCGATAGTGGTGATAACAGCGAGTTGCTCAATCAAAAACAAAAGTCATTAAAATCATTTTTTATAAAAATTGTTTTGGTTATTGTTACTCTCTCTTTCATACTTTTTGCTATATTTCTGGGATTAAATAATATATTTAATAGACTTTTGCAAAGGGATACTCAAACTTTTTTAGATTTTTTTGAAAACGCAGCACAAAGAGATCAGGTGATAAATCCAAATATGATTTTTTTTAAAGATTTCAAGGTAATGATAGGGTACGCTAATGATATGGTGGAAAAAATCAGTGAACAGAAATATGCCCTTATGGATATGAACCTTGACTTAGAAGAGAGGGTCAAGAGAAAAACAAGAGATTTGCAAATAATAAATAAAAATCTCGAAAAAGAAAAAATCTTTTCGCAGGAGTTATTAAAATCACAAAAAGAGTTTTTAAAATATGCAGTTCACGAGACGAATACTCCTTTAAGCGTTATATTGACAAGTATTGAACTTTATGTCATGAAAAATAAAAAAGATAGACAACTCTCAAAAATAGAAGCAGCAGTAAAAAATATTTTTAGTATATATGATGATTTAAGCTATTTGGTTAAAAAAGATCAAGTCGAGTATCCAAAAGTTGTGATAAATATTAAAAATTACCTCTCTGGCAGAATAGATTTTTTTACAGAAGTAGCGGAACTATCTAGAATTAGTTTTAACTACAATCCTCCTGCTGAAGAGTTGCATATATATTTTAATGAAACAAAACTTCAGCGAATTATAGATAACACAATAACAAATGCAATCAAATATACTCTTGCAAATAAAGAGGTACATGTAAGCTTAAATAAAAATGGTTCACATGTAGAGTTCTCTATGGGAAGTCATTCCAAAGCCATTAAAGATACAAATAAAGTTTTTGATGCTTACTATAGAGAAGAGGAGAATAGAGACGGTTTTGGTTTAGGCTTGCAATTGGTCCGAACTATTTGTGATGAAGAGGGGGTTGAGATTGAAGTTAGCTCAGATGACTCTTTTACAAGCTTTAGCTATAAGTTTAAAATGATGGGTGCGTAA
- a CDS encoding response regulator transcription factor → MKILLLEDEVMLNESICEYLESQGHLVETYFDGLEAYENIKKNSYDLLILDINVPGMDGLSFLENIHALKIHVQTIYISALVDIEDISRAYDLGCYDYLKKPFHLKELSLRVDRVKLSSDIPRVHLRLSKNYSYDQEHSTLLFNGEYQTLSKRQSQIIDLLSRNRGMVVDFEQFQIYVWDEQIVDNATIRAEINRLKKFLKEEVILNVRGMGYMIEKP, encoded by the coding sequence ATGAAGATACTTTTACTAGAAGATGAGGTGATGCTCAATGAATCTATATGCGAGTATTTAGAGTCCCAAGGACACTTGGTCGAGACATATTTTGATGGGCTAGAAGCATATGAGAACATAAAAAAGAACTCTTATGATTTACTGATTTTAGATATCAATGTTCCGGGAATGGATGGGCTTAGTTTTTTAGAAAATATTCATGCACTTAAAATACATGTACAGACAATATATATTAGCGCTTTAGTGGATATAGAGGATATATCCCGTGCTTATGATTTGGGTTGTTATGACTACTTGAAAAAGCCGTTTCATCTAAAAGAGTTGTCATTAAGAGTAGACAGAGTTAAACTCTCCAGCGATATTCCAAGAGTTCATCTTAGGCTTTCAAAAAATTACAGCTATGACCAAGAGCACAGCACCCTTCTTTTTAATGGAGAGTATCAAACTTTAAGTAAAAGACAATCTCAAATAATTGATCTTTTATCAAGAAATAGAGGTATGGTAGTTGATTTTGAGCAGTTTCAGATATATGTTTGGGATGAGCAAATAGTAGATAACGCTACCATAAGAGCTGAAATAAACAGGCTTAAGAAGTTTCTAAAAGAAGAGGTCATATTAAATGTTCGCGGTATGGGGTATATGATAGAGAAGCCTTGA
- a CDS encoding OprD family outer membrane porin: MKKQLLFSAITAGLICSVNVQAAEDLSTMFSEGKTSGQVRMFYVDREYQGSSGTNNQRNSMAVGGHLKFETADYNGLNFATAVYTTNDINLFDYSDNASEDSLKKDPTLLGPDGSYSILGEAYVGYKRGNTSFKYGRMSFDSAMMGGDDARMLKNLFQGYVLTNKDITNVNIQLAHITKFAQGTFGNVYGAGGILGATSGYSAHDATSQVGSFKNMGEYAVGKNTNGVTSLMATYKNGNFKAKIGDDYAHDLYNTIYADASISWTCLFSDKVKPFFAAQAIKQNSVGDKLMKDSGLGGNGEIDSSYWAGKFGAKAGGFTGYVAYSTTGKNSATDSSYKNAIITQFGGMPAFTQGMVTRHQFLAGTDTTKFGASYSFKEMGTNASLAGYYASFDMDANSGYGGTRTATEAGFDAIYYPASVKNLQLRFRGNFPRDFAGSDATTTTGWNEYRLIANYNF; this comes from the coding sequence ATGAAAAAACAGTTACTTTTTAGTGCTATTACAGCAGGACTTATTTGTTCAGTTAACGTTCAAGCAGCTGAAGACTTAAGTACTATGTTTAGTGAAGGTAAGACAAGCGGTCAAGTAAGAATGTTCTACGTTGATAGAGAATATCAAGGAAGTTCAGGAACAAACAACCAACGTAATTCAATGGCTGTTGGTGGTCATTTAAAGTTTGAAACGGCTGATTATAATGGTCTTAATTTTGCAACTGCTGTTTATACAACTAATGATATAAACTTATTTGATTATTCAGACAATGCATCTGAAGATTCTCTTAAAAAAGATCCAACTCTTTTAGGGCCAGATGGCTCTTACTCAATTTTAGGTGAAGCTTATGTAGGTTACAAAAGAGGTAACACTTCATTTAAATATGGTCGTATGTCATTTGACTCTGCGATGATGGGTGGCGATGATGCAAGAATGTTGAAAAACTTGTTTCAAGGTTATGTTTTAACTAATAAAGATATTACTAATGTAAATATCCAGTTAGCTCACATAACTAAATTTGCTCAAGGTACATTTGGTAATGTTTATGGTGCAGGCGGAATATTAGGAGCAACATCAGGTTATTCAGCTCATGATGCTACAAGTCAAGTTGGCAGTTTTAAAAATATGGGTGAGTATGCTGTTGGAAAAAACACTAACGGTGTTACATCTTTAATGGCTACATATAAAAATGGTAATTTTAAAGCAAAAATCGGTGATGACTATGCACACGATTTATATAATACAATCTACGCAGATGCTTCAATCTCATGGACATGTTTATTTAGTGACAAAGTAAAGCCTTTTTTTGCTGCGCAAGCTATTAAGCAAAACAGTGTTGGTGATAAGTTGATGAAAGATTCAGGTTTGGGTGGAAACGGTGAAATTGATTCTTCTTACTGGGCTGGTAAGTTTGGTGCGAAGGCTGGCGGATTTACAGGTTATGTTGCATACTCTACAACAGGCAAAAACAGTGCAACAGACAGCTCTTATAAAAATGCAATTATTACTCAATTTGGTGGTATGCCGGCATTTACTCAGGGTATGGTAACGCGTCATCAGTTTTTAGCCGGTACAGACACTACAAAATTTGGAGCTTCTTACAGTTTTAAAGAGATGGGAACAAATGCTTCATTGGCTGGTTATTATGCATCATTTGATATGGATGCAAATTCTGGTTATGGTGGAACAAGAACAGCTACTGAAGCAGGTTTTGATGCTATATACTATCCTGCATCTGTTAAAAACCTTCAATTACGTTTTCGTGGAAATTTTCCAAGAGACTTCGCTGGTTCTGATGCAACAACTACGACCGGTTGGAACGAGTATCGTCTAATCGCAAACTATAATTTCTAA
- a CDS encoding DUF485 domain-containing protein has translation MKKELVEQIKANPDYQTLVKARSGFAIKLSIAMLVVYFTFILTIAFNPAALGAPLSADSVTTIGIPIGMAVIVFAFILTGIYTKRANSEFDDLNNKIKNSIKEN, from the coding sequence ATGAAAAAAGAACTTGTTGAACAAATCAAGGCAAATCCTGATTATCAGACTCTAGTTAAAGCTAGATCTGGTTTCGCGATTAAACTATCAATAGCTATGCTTGTTGTGTATTTCACATTTATATTAACAATCGCATTCAACCCAGCTGCTCTTGGAGCTCCTTTATCAGCTGACTCAGTTACAACAATCGGTATTCCGATAGGTATGGCTGTTATCGTATTTGCCTTTATATTAACAGGTATTTATACTAAACGTGCAAACAGTGAATTTGATGATTTAAATAATAAAATCAAAAATTCTATAAAGGAAAACTAG
- a CDS encoding cation acetate symporter, protein MNRIFLFLILGTIAVFASGAIEGEIQKQSLNMSAIVMFLLFVGGTLGITYWAAKRTKSAKDFYTAGGGITGFQNGMAIAGDYMSAASFLGISGLVYLKGYDGLIYSIGFLVGWPIILFMIAEPLRNLGKYTFADVASYRLRQGPIRTLAASGSIATVILYLIAQMVGSGKLIQLLFGLQYEVAVILVGVLMVLYVTFGGMLATTWVQIVKAFLLLSGATFMAIAVMAHYDFSFGALFAHATELKGIEIMSPGGLVSDPVSAISLAVALMFGTAGLPHILMRFFTVADAKEARKSVFYATGFIGYFYILTFIIGFGAIVMVFQNPQYLDLAKQAISGGSPILGGNNMAAIHLSHAVGGDFFLGFISAVAFATILAVVSGLTLAGASAISHDLYASVIMKGKVDGIKEMKVSKIATIILGIIAIIMGIMFEKQNIAFVVGLAFAIAASANFPILFLSMYWKKLTTRGAVIGGSLGLATAVLLVILGPIVWVQILGNAEAIFPYKYPALFSVTAAFVGIWFFSITDSSHDAEKEREAFEAQYIRSQTGIGAEGASDH, encoded by the coding sequence ATGAATAGAATTTTTTTATTTTTAATACTAGGTACTATTGCAGTTTTTGCTTCTGGTGCTATAGAGGGTGAGATACAAAAACAGTCACTTAATATGTCTGCAATCGTAATGTTCTTACTATTTGTCGGCGGTACTTTAGGTATTACTTACTGGGCAGCTAAACGTACAAAATCTGCAAAAGATTTTTATACTGCTGGTGGTGGAATTACAGGTTTTCAAAATGGTATGGCAATCGCTGGTGACTACATGTCAGCTGCGTCATTCTTAGGAATATCTGGTCTTGTTTACCTTAAAGGTTACGATGGACTAATCTACTCTATCGGTTTTTTAGTTGGTTGGCCAATTATCCTTTTTATGATTGCTGAGCCTCTTAGAAACTTAGGTAAATATACTTTTGCTGATGTTGCTTCATACAGACTTCGTCAAGGTCCAATCCGTACTTTAGCGGCTTCTGGTTCTATCGCAACTGTTATTCTTTACCTAATCGCTCAAATGGTTGGTTCTGGTAAACTTATCCAGCTTCTATTTGGTCTTCAGTATGAAGTAGCGGTTATTCTTGTTGGTGTATTGATGGTTTTATATGTAACTTTTGGTGGTATGCTTGCAACTACTTGGGTACAAATAGTAAAAGCATTCTTATTACTTTCAGGTGCAACATTTATGGCAATCGCTGTTATGGCACACTATGACTTTAGTTTTGGTGCTCTGTTTGCTCATGCTACAGAACTTAAAGGTATTGAAATTATGAGTCCGGGTGGACTAGTTTCTGATCCTGTTTCGGCAATATCTCTTGCAGTCGCTCTAATGTTTGGTACAGCTGGTCTTCCACACATTTTAATGAGATTTTTTACAGTTGCTGATGCTAAAGAGGCTCGTAAATCAGTTTTCTATGCAACAGGTTTTATCGGTTATTTCTATATTTTAACTTTTATTATCGGTTTTGGCGCAATTGTTATGGTTTTTCAAAACCCACAATATTTAGATTTAGCTAAACAAGCTATTAGCGGTGGTTCTCCAATTCTTGGTGGAAACAATATGGCTGCAATTCACTTATCACATGCAGTTGGTGGTGATTTCTTCCTAGGCTTTATATCAGCTGTTGCATTTGCAACTATTTTAGCTGTTGTATCTGGTCTTACTCTTGCTGGTGCATCTGCAATAAGTCATGACTTATATGCATCTGTTATCATGAAGGGTAAAGTTGATGGTATCAAAGAGATGAAAGTATCTAAAATAGCTACTATTATTCTTGGAATTATTGCTATCATTATGGGTATTATGTTTGAAAAACAAAATATTGCATTCGTTGTTGGTCTTGCTTTTGCTATCGCTGCATCTGCTAACTTCCCAATTTTATTCCTTTCTATGTATTGGAAAAAATTAACTACACGTGGTGCTGTAATTGGTGGTTCTTTAGGTCTTGCAACAGCAGTACTATTAGTTATATTAGGTCCAATCGTATGGGTACAAATTTTAGGAAATGCTGAAGCAATTTTCCCTTATAAATACCCAGCATTGTTCTCTGTAACTGCGGCATTTGTTGGTATCTGGTTCTTTTCTATTACAGATAGCTCACATGATGCAGAAAAAGAGAGAGAAGCTTTTGAAGCTCAATATATCAGAAGTCAAACTGGTATTGGTGCAGAAGGCGCTAGTGATCATTAA
- a CDS encoding putative nucleotidyltransferase substrate binding domain-containing protein, whose amino-acid sequence MSILDQRKLIESIHPFELLSSTTLDNLMKKIDIAYYPKDTLLISKNLPSIAFYIIIKGSVAEFIDDELHNVYSAGDSFDADALIYDKSEGKFIVDEDLVCYEIKKEDFIDLMQNKKVQGYFLQNFVTRHQHLKDYDAQSDLTPFLMSKVSDMFLHTACIVDKSETIYDSVVKMKELKTSVVIVEDSSVCYVVNDTDIRDKVILGGIDVHSPIGIIASNTVISIDVNDFLFNALLLITHNEIKRVVVMEDGKIKGVLEQLDLLSYFANHSHLVAVQIDKAKSVDDLKNIQNDLKNLLIVLHSKGVKVRYITKLVSTLNIKIYKKVFGMCLDKSLHDKCALIVMGSEGREEQSVKTDQDNALIVKDGVDVELFREPMIKLNHYLLELGFPICLGNVMVSNEFWRRDVSGYKSLIDQWITSLSEEGLQQLSIFLDAKCVAGNNDLLGELTDYLHHSFHSRDDVLAHLAKAVLSFETPLSLFSSFVLEKSHNNKLDLKKGGIFALVHGIRTLALQYEIHETSTIMRIKELNNRGVIDKNFATELMESFDTLSSIRLKAMLEAKSLEESNYINPKNLQKIQMDLLKDSFKVINKFKKFMSFHFHLNMVG is encoded by the coding sequence ATGAGTATTTTAGACCAGAGAAAACTTATTGAGTCTATTCATCCATTTGAATTGTTAAGTTCTACTACTTTAGACAATCTTATGAAAAAAATTGATATAGCATATTATCCTAAAGACACACTTCTAATCTCAAAAAACCTCCCATCTATTGCATTTTATATAATCATTAAAGGTTCAGTTGCTGAATTTATAGATGATGAGCTTCACAACGTCTACAGCGCAGGTGATAGTTTTGATGCTGATGCACTAATATATGACAAAAGTGAAGGTAAATTTATAGTAGATGAAGATTTGGTTTGTTACGAGATAAAAAAAGAAGATTTTATCGATTTAATGCAAAACAAAAAAGTCCAAGGTTACTTTTTACAAAACTTTGTGACCCGTCATCAACATTTAAAAGATTATGATGCACAGAGTGATTTGACGCCATTTTTAATGTCAAAAGTATCAGATATGTTTTTACATACTGCTTGTATAGTAGATAAGAGTGAAACCATATATGATTCTGTAGTTAAAATGAAAGAGTTAAAGACAAGCGTTGTTATAGTCGAAGATAGCTCTGTATGCTATGTTGTTAACGATACAGACATCAGAGATAAAGTCATACTTGGCGGTATAGATGTTCATAGTCCTATTGGTATAATAGCTTCCAACACTGTTATTAGCATAGATGTAAATGACTTTTTATTTAATGCTCTTTTGCTTATTACACACAATGAAATAAAAAGAGTTGTAGTAATGGAAGATGGAAAAATTAAAGGTGTTTTAGAACAGCTTGATTTATTGAGTTATTTCGCTAACCACTCCCATTTGGTTGCAGTACAGATAGATAAAGCTAAGAGTGTAGATGACCTTAAAAATATTCAAAATGATTTAAAAAATCTTTTAATAGTTTTGCATTCAAAAGGTGTTAAAGTACGCTATATCACCAAACTTGTCTCAACACTAAATATTAAGATATATAAAAAAGTTTTTGGCATGTGTTTGGATAAGTCTCTTCACGATAAATGTGCTTTAATCGTAATGGGTTCAGAGGGAAGAGAAGAGCAGAGTGTTAAAACAGACCAAGATAATGCACTTATTGTAAAAGATGGTGTTGATGTTGAACTTTTTCGAGAACCAATGATAAAGTTAAACCATTATTTACTTGAACTTGGTTTTCCAATATGCCTGGGCAATGTAATGGTTAGCAATGAATTTTGGAGAAGAGATGTAAGTGGCTACAAGTCTCTTATTGATCAGTGGATTACAAGTTTAAGCGAGGAAGGTTTACAGCAATTGAGCATATTTTTAGATGCTAAGTGTGTTGCTGGAAATAATGACTTGTTAGGTGAACTCACAGATTACCTTCATCATAGTTTTCACTCTCGTGATGATGTTTTGGCGCATCTGGCAAAAGCTGTTTTGAGTTTTGAAACACCTTTGTCTCTTTTTTCAAGTTTCGTATTAGAGAAGAGCCATAACAATAAACTTGACTTAAAAAAAGGCGGTATTTTCGCACTAGTTCACGGTATAAGAACATTGGCTCTTCAATATGAGATCCATGAGACTAGCACTATAATGAGAATAAAGGAGTTAAACAATAGAGGTGTAATTGATAAAAATTTTGCAACAGAGTTGATGGAGAGTTTTGACACATTATCATCTATTCGTCTAAAAGCGATGCTAGAGGCGAAAAGCTTAGAGGAGAGTAACTATATAAATCCTAAAAATCTGCAAAAAATCCAGATGGATTTACTCAAAGATAGTTTTAAAGTTATAAATAAGTTCAAAAAATTTATGAGCTTTCATTTTCATTTAAATATGGTCGGATGA
- a CDS encoding 3'-5' exonuclease: MLYSLFDNYKRKRNLAKLKDNGFSYLFDKDESGEYVVFDTETTGLNPKEDEILSIGAVKIKDNKILTSQTFEVYVKNSKKISSKSIEIHKIRPCDLENARNSKDAVKEFLEFIGSRPLIGYYLEFDVSMINKYVKPILGITLPNEMIEVSEIYFNQKITLIPQGNIDLRFDTILKNCSLPNMGSHNAVNDAIMTAMIYLKLTQNKGK, translated from the coding sequence ATGTTATATTCTCTTTTTGATAACTACAAGAGGAAGCGAAACCTGGCAAAATTAAAGGATAATGGCTTTTCATATCTTTTTGATAAAGATGAGAGTGGTGAGTATGTTGTTTTCGATACGGAGACAACAGGTTTAAACCCAAAAGAGGATGAAATCCTATCTATTGGTGCAGTTAAGATAAAAGATAATAAAATACTGACATCACAAACTTTTGAGGTGTATGTTAAAAATTCTAAAAAGATAAGTTCTAAAAGTATAGAGATTCATAAAATCAGACCATGTGATTTAGAAAATGCTAGAAACAGCAAAGATGCGGTTAAAGAATTTTTAGAGTTTATAGGTTCACGTCCTCTTATAGGTTACTATTTAGAGTTTGATGTAAGTATGATTAATAAGTATGTAAAGCCAATCCTTGGAATTACTTTACCAAATGAGATGATTGAGGTTTCCGAGATATATTTCAATCAGAAAATTACTTTGATACCTCAAGGAAATATTGATTTACGCTTCGATACAATACTAAAAAATTGTTCGTTGCCAAACATGGGTTCGCATAACGCAGTTAACGATGCTATTATGACTGCCATGATTTATTTAAAATTAACACAAAACAAAGGAAAATAG